In Helianthus annuus cultivar XRQ/B chromosome 9, HanXRQr2.0-SUNRISE, whole genome shotgun sequence, the following are encoded in one genomic region:
- the LOC110878336 gene encoding titin homolog isoform X9 has translation MATEANIQESVLLKKGEREENALTSESFEEKATELPGNQVKQLETSSLVATTVYTPLETGTGKPTDESGIFFQALSVTMVIADEHSNTPESYKAAKPTEPEEETIKIGEKAIQSEVCGNSVPEKSETDSVEQGKKEAFNVSEKNQGDGYGVTSSQDAVCEDIKETTEEHAAVVADFKEQDLNETPREFVKEETDDKSVDAQEASELSEIGSKDTEEQKYEESVKKIEQDEEIEDTKPDVEIAKTEQNGLLQAITPDACASTQTIPQVETTEHEEKEQVVNILEKDQDKDDVTRAQEVTVEGGLQEKTHHNDDNEREVVEAKESVEEDAADVCVSTLVKESTKNEEPDDEKAIEKEVCEENVPKKAELEGEVEISDSVAPIQNQTLSTIEKDQGGTDGVTSLQEPPCVDVEETTTVQHVTTTIDFKEQDLNEKPREFVKEETEDKSLDAQEANEECEKEAKEEIDQNSEESVKKIEKEEETEEIKPAITTDDCIMTETKSQVEKTEHEEENTQKDEGLKEKSDSPSIEEVCEETSLEKDEYVKEVKDSATETVTKDENEDVEKEQEVNVLETHEGKVDVTSAQDVTIEKDLQEKDHHNEDEECEVVTTEESTEKDTEVIRSSETTEQQMLTNAVPSDVCISTQTEPQEEATEKNDVEVLNENETLRKDEDQEKEQEICVTEKVQSGGDDVTSSENASNEQEQHAEEIKPSVETTEEKDVCIPTQIESQEKPTKNEESAIQNDGDQKEKSDDPSINEVCEENDLKKTESEEEIKPSDSSVVTTRESVIETTEETKSSDETKENIEQQGVLNVIPTDNDDGQTDKHESPLVEVVCEETSSKTAEPEDVKHSDGSSTTLNEKETPDKEESLEKEDDIKTSEVHGGGDDVTSLQNVSNDDIKETLTDQHDTNAAYVEEGQGVIAKPKEILIEEAEDRSIDAEELGQPNEQNVEETLPTISENPEDEIKKEDKDLSHESVEDTNDHTTKEEKCTLEQEHVKEHTDQDKVSTEKVTDLNETKEVEPKEEIIPSTALSASTEATSNSEKEKAEGEKLPTEDLEIVSEEQIPELVPKSEEPVLKETTETHVDEEKGTVTKEISSAEKTEVQSGGDAVTSSQNASDEEIQETMIGQHDTTVTFVEEGQGVSATPKEILIEEAEDKSIVPEEIPLELAQPSEQNVEEAHSHLSKSVTENPEDEIKKEDKELSHETVKDTNDDTTKEEKCTVEQEPVEVHSGQDEVSKEKVTDLNETSEVEPKEEITPSTSLETSTEDTPNTEKEKAESENLPIEDLKTVSEVQIPESVPELEEPTLKEKCIITETETQLDEEKGTVTEEISSDEKTQQTTEIKQETVKEVCEEASSEKAELEEEIKHSDSSGMKINEKEITFIDNEEKEVKISTESRSEDNLTSSQIEVSEEKEDLKEKNIHNEGDFIKSGEDVGEDIEENTEHVTATNVCGSTQIETREETIENEEKNGEKAIEHEEYEAVSREENLEKKQEDVEETKMGENATTNEEKDVCISTQNESQEEPTKNEENAIEPDGDQKEKSDNAVVKEVCEENESEGRQISDSFEVKTRESVYEDTEETKMGEHATTNEEKDVCISTQNESQEEPTKNEENAIEHDGDQKEKSDDAVVKEVCEENESEGRQISDSFEVKTRESVYEDTEETKSSDETKEDIQQQGVLNVITSDVSSSTQTETIEKSTASEENNDIETTEKPESPLVEVACETTKSEIVESEEGVKQTDILSTTLNENETLSKEEKQEKEDEIKTSEEVKGGGVELISSQNASGEDVKETTIDQHNTTVAHVEEGQSVSALPKGILVEETEDKDKSIDAEEVSLELEQPNEQNAEETVPCLTKSISDNQEDEIKKEDTHDNAADEDKGTLEHEPVEEHSSQDEVSKEKVTGLNETKEVEPQEDTPSISIKTSTDDTSKTISEVQIPELVTNTEESVLKDECFISETETHLDEEKSTITEEISSDEKTELTTEIKQESVKEVCEETSSEKTELQEGLKLSDDSNVKINEKEITTFKEDEQEKDQEVNTSAESQGGNNITSSQNEESEEKEELKEKNYHNEGNEGDFTESGERVEEDTREIKSSVETKDTETNDAEHVISTSSSTHIEDDEEAIEKDEKKDETAIENDKNETVSTEENLEKKQEDIKETNTGEHATTMAYFEEEQSLSTITKEAIGKAEEGDKSVIFQEKTEQCDEENVEREQKAEEYNDEIKPSVETTEEKDVCISTQTESHVEPTKKEENAIEPDGERKENPDNPFVKEVCEESDLTKTESEERQPSDSFDVKTTEEDTEETKSSDETKENKEQQGVLDVIATDVSGSTQTEHVEKTTASHEENDDEETIEQDKGQTEKPEIPLVEVACETTKSEIVESEEEVKQSNSFSTTLNENEILSKEEKLEKEDEIKTSEIEVGEVEVTSSQNASNDDVKETTLDQDITAVAHVEEGSGVSALPKEILIEEAEDKSVDAEEISLELGQPNEQNVEETLPCPTKSINDNLEDEIKKEDRDLSHESVEDTNDDTKEERRTLEHEHLEEHSGQDEVSKEKVTDLHETTEAELKEDITPSISLETSTEDASNLENEKAEVESFPIENLETVSEVQIPELVPGSEETVLKNECLTSETETHLDEEKESITENNSSDEVSKELEQTKEQNVEETEACVTETISEKTEDKITKDEDSSHDRTDHINENITKEEKCFPDVMTKEIDISTLKHEPVEEQNDSQDEVSKEILTVSNETIAVEPKEDITPSSSLGTSAEDTSNSDKAKTVSESLPLEDLESVSEVHIPDVMPKSEDLKMEEECLVSETETYANEENRVATKEISSYENLETHGSTQQPENSYSTTENQLNSAEDCIKTEKDVILTKEIEQVPLEIEKEKEVSDFKEQIVEEDTYSPELEEKSAQNQKETVHEISVENPEVTEVNVDAQIGQKDLQGKEDISCVSKVTNDITDQEENASTKENREIHGELEPTYEPVIEEQVTIETKPQLEQSDITSENITNDQTSESKLEHTSAKDTEEDDRLAPEIETKGIENLHETTKNIILTDEEVAVETEKEKERNEIEKQVSDTELDSTPTPVQKELANEQIEYSKPIPVGNIEVTEVKAESQIEVENTQAAEDLSCLSKASSVTEKSKAEIREDPQQTITVIGEVKDDIVDEASEEKIAPVLEDSKASERQVNLPEIESTDTPSNGRDTMKLEEDVSCKTRETIEEQIALTSQLADREILEEKDDKPISERSSSRTDELLGTKDSVEDTKDAKFTAENLSVTDETITEIKKSNEDSEIVASEFKKSEDTVTEKEKETLDEPHTDDSEKPTYDSILSSEIATEAAKIVPECINAPAILTDNLPEASPEMLLAKPEDKITEDPEVLPSVEKDVTDVQKHEKDLDHETEVKTADVVSNVECSEIEPRHFDTNQVNQKDKKKEADESIKDVIPVEDVKTSTRELEVGSVDLEVPSVIDATADDTNYKTLEVHEAGLLKDDKHLESACDQSKSIEEGSGIKQEPLKLDASETLDTAAAEDLTISQKYVPDDLINISQTHPEVQNREVPACTVDKQSPKESTEVKILTEKMDTSDEQAEPVAKSLVPEAGNLKVNTTVSVDQKEKSESVEKEESGVKTDEEDEEEEDHEEDEKTGSCSDAPVMVEASQDMEVKAHKKSHNILSGVGSKVKHSIAKVKKAITGKSSPTKSTSPKAKNQVTG, from the exons AAAGGTGAAAGGGAAGAGAATGCATTGACAAGTGAAAGTTTCGAAGAAAAAGCAACCGAACTTCCTGGAAACCAAGTGAAGCAACTTGAAACTAGCAGCCTAGTGGCAACAACTGTATATACACCACTAGAAACCGGTACCGGTAAACCAACCGACGAGAGTGGAATTTTTTTCCAAGCACTCTCAGTTACCATGGTCATTGCTGATGAACACAGCAACACACCAGAAAGTTACAAGGCTGCAAAACCGACAGAACCTGAAGAAGAAACCATAAAGATTGGAGAAAAGGCTATTCAGAGTGAAGTATGTGGAAACAGTGTCCCCGAGAAGTCCGAAACCGATAGCGTCGAGCAGGGTAAGAAAGAAGCTTTCAACGTGTCGGAGAAGAACCAAGGTGATGGTTATGGTGTTACAAGCTCACAAGATGCTGTGTGTGAGGATATAAAAGAAACAACAGAAGAACATGCGGCCGTAGTGGCTGATTTCAAGGAGCAGGATCTGAATGAAACGCCTAGAGAGTTTGTCAAGGAAGAAACAGATGACAAATCAGTTGATGCACAAGAG GCAAGTGAACTGAGTGAAATTGGATCAAAGGACACAGAAGAACAAAAGTACGAGGAAAGTGTCAAGAAAATTGAGCAAGATGAAGAGATTGAAGACACCAAGCCGGATGTAGAAATTGCAAAAACGGAGCAAAATGGGTTATTACAAGCAATCACCCCCGATGCTTGCGCCTCAACACAAACAATACCTCAAGTAGAGACGACAGAACATGAAGAAAAGGAGCAAGTTGTCAACATATTAGAAAAAGATCAAGATAAGGATGACGTTACACGCGCACAGGAGGTGACGGTTGAAGGAGGCTTACAAGAAAAGACCCACCACAATGACGATAATGAACGTGAAGTTGTTGAAGCTAAAGAAAGTGTAGAGGAAGATGCTGCTGATGTTTGTGTCTCAACACTTGTCAAAGAAAGTACAAAAAATGAAGAACCAGATGATGAAAAGGCTATTGAGAAGGAAGTGTGTGAAGAGAATGTCCCAAAGAAGGCTGAACTTGAAGGAGAAGTAGAAATTTCCGACAGTGTGGCGCCAATTCAGAACCAAACTCTCAGCACAATAGAGAAAGACCAAGGTGGTACTGATGGTGTTACAAGCTTACAGGAACCACCCTGTGTGGATGTagaagaaacaaccactgttcaaCATGTAACCACAACGATTGATTTCAAAGAGCAAGATCTGAATGAAAAGCCCAGAGAGTTCGTTAAGGAAGAAACTGAGGACAAATCACTTGATGCTCAAGAG GCAAATGAGGAGTGCGAAAAGGAAGCGAAGGAAGAAATAGACCAAAATTCTGAGGAGAGTGTCAAGAAAATTGAGAAAGAggaagaaaccgaagaaatcaagccAGCAATAACCACTGATGATTGCATTATGACAGAAACAAAGTCTCAAGTAGAGAAAACAGAACATGAAGAAGAGAATACTCAGAAGGATGAAGGTCTTAAAGAAAAGTCCGACAGCCCCTCGATTGAGGAAGTATGTGAAGAAACGAGTCTAGAGAAGGACGAATATGTAAAGGAGGTAAAAGATTCAGCAACAGAAACTGTAAcaaaagatgaaaatgaagaTGTAGAAAAGGAACAAGAGGTCAACGTGTTAGAAACACATGAAGGTAAGGTTGACGTTACAAGTGCACAAGACGTGACGATTGAAAAAGACTTGCAAGAGAAGGACCACCACAATGAAGATGAGGAATGTGAAGTTGTCACGACTGAAGAAAGTACAGAGAAAGATACTGAAGTTATCAGATCTAGTGAGACGACGGAGCAACAAATGTTGACAAATGCCGTTCCTTCTGATGTTTGCATCTCAACACAAACAGAACCCCAAGAAGAAGCTACAGAAAAGAATGATGTAGAGGTTCTGAATGAGAATGAAACactgagaaaagatgaagatcaaGAGAAGGAACAAGAGATCTGTGTAACAGAAAAAGTCCAAAGTGGCGGTGATGATGTCACAAGCTCGGAAAATGCATCCAATGAGCAAGAGCAGCATGCCGAAGAAATCAAACCAAGCGTTGAAACAACTGAAGAAAAGGATGTTTGTATCCCAACACAAATCGAATCTCAAGAAAAGCCTACAAAGAACGAGGAAAGTGCTATTCAAAATGACGGTGATCAAAAGGAGAAGTCAGATGACCCCTCTATCAATGAAGTTTGTGAAGAGAATGACTTAAAGAAGACTGAATCCGAAGAAGAGATAAAACCTTCTGACAGTTCCGTTGTCACAACTAGAGAAAGTGTAATTGAGACTACCGAAGAAACCAAATCTAGCGATGAAACAAAAGAAAATATTGAGCAACAAGGGGTGTTGAACGTCATTCCCACAGATAATGATGACGGTCAAACAGACAAGCATGAAAGCCCTTTGGTTGAGGTAGTATGTGAAGAAACAAGCTCAAAAACAGCAGAACCGGAAGATGTTAAACATTCTGACGGTTCCAGTACGACACTAAATGAGAAAGAAACACCGGACAAAGAAGAAAGCTTGGAAAAGGAAGACGACATCAAAACATCAGAAGTCCATGGTGGTGGGGATGATGTTACAAGCTTACAAAATGTATCCAATGATGATATTAAAGAAACATTAACTGACCAACACGATACCAATGCGGCATATGTCGAGGAGGGGCAGGGTGTCATTGCAAAGCCTAAAGAGATCCTCATTGAAGAAGCAGAGGACAGATCAATTGACGCTGAAGAG CTTGGACAGCCTAATGAACAAAATGTTGAGGAGACCCTCCCAACCATAAGTGAAAATCCAGAAGATGAGATCAAGAAAGAGGACAAAGATTTATCTCATGAAAGTGTGGAGGATACAAATGATCATACTACTAAAGAAGAAAAGTGCACATTAGAGCAAGAACATGTTAAAGAGCATACAGATCAAGATAAAGTATCAACAGAAAAGGTCACCGATTTAAATGAAACGAAAGAAGTAGAGCCTAAAGAAGAGATCATACCCTCCACTGCATTATCAGCCTCAACAGAAGCCACTTCAAATTCTGAGAAAGAAAAGGCAGAAGGTGAAAAATTGCCAACAGAAGATCTTGAAATTGTCTCTGAAGAACAAATCCCTGAGTTGGTGCCCAAATCAGAGGAGCCAGTGTTGAAAGAAACAACGGAAACACACGTAGATGAAGAAAAGGGAACCGTAACGAAGGAAATTTCAAGTGCTGAG AAAACAGAAGTCCAAAGTGGTGGGGATGCTGTTACAAGCTCACAGAATGCATCCGATGAGGAAATACAAGAAACAATGATTGGTCAACATGACACCACTGTTACATTTGTCGAAGAGGGGCAGGGTGTGAGTGCAACACCTAAAGAGATACTCATAGAAGAAGCAGAGGACAAATCAATTGTTCCTGAAGAG ATACCATTGGAGCTTGCACAACCTAGTGAACAAAATGTTGAGGAGGCCCACTCACACCTCAGTAAAAGCGTAACTGAAAATCCTGAAGACGAGATCAAGAAAGAGGACAAAGAATTATCGCATGAAACTGTTAAGGATACAAATGATGATACTACTAAAGAAGAAAAATGCACAGTGGAGCAAGAACCCGTTGAAGTGCATAGTGGTCAAGATGAAGTATCAAAAGAAAAGGTCACCGATTTAAATGAAACATCAGAAGTAGAGCCTAAAGAAGAAATCACACCCTCCACTTCATTAGAAACTTCAACAGAAGACACTCCAAATACAGAGAAGGAAAAGGCAGAAAGTGAAAATTTGCCGATAGAAGATCTTAAGACTGTCTCTGAAGTACAAATCCCTGAATCGGTGCCCGAATTAGAAGAGCCAACGCTGAAAGAAAAATGCATTATCACAGAAACTGAAACACAGTTAGATGAAGAAAAAGGGACTGTAACAGAAGAAATTTCAAGTGATGAG AAAACACAACAGACAACAGAAATCAAGCAAGAGACTGTCAAGGAGGTATGTGAAGAGGCTAGCTCAGAAAAAgctgaacttgaagaagaaaTAAAACATTCTGATAGTTCCGGTATGAAGATAAACGAGAAAGAAATAACTTTCATAGACAATGAAGAAAAGGAGGTCAAGATATCTACGGAAAGCCGAAGTGAGGACAACCTTACAAGCTCACAGATTGAAGTGTCTGAAGAAAAAGAAGACTTGAAAGAAAAGAATATCCACAATGAAGGCGACTTCATTAAAAGTGGAGAAGATGTAGGTGAAGATATTGAAGAAAATACAGAGCATGTCACTGCCACAAATGTTTGCGGCTCAACACAAATAGAAACCCGTGAagaaacaatagaaaatgaagaAAAGAATGGTGAAAAGGCTATAGAACACGAAGAGTATGAAGCAGTGAGCAGAGAGGAAAATCTCGAAAAGAAACAAGAGGATGTAGAAGAAACAAAGATGGGCGAAAATGCTACCACAAATGAAGAAAAGGATGTTTGTATCTCAACACAAAATGAATCTCAAGAAGAGCCTACAAAGAATGAAGAAAATGCTATTGAACCTGATGGTGATCAAAAGGAAAAGTCGGATAATGCCGTTGTCAAAGAAGTATGTGAAGAGAATGAATCTGAAGGGAGACAGATTTCTGACAGTTTTGAAGTCAAAACAAGAGAGAGTGTATATGAGGATACTGAAGAAACAAAGATGGGCGAACATGCTACCACAAACGAAGAAAAGGATGTTTGTATCTCAACACAAAATGAATCTCAAGAAGAGCCTACAAAGAATGAAGAAAATGCTATTGAACATGATGGTGATCAAAAGGAAAAGTCGGATGATGCCGTTGTCAAAGAAGTATGTGAAGAGAATGAATCTGAAGGGAGACAGATTTCCGACAGTTTTGAAGTCAAAACAAGAGAGAGTGTATATGAGGATACTGAAGAAACAAAATCTAGTGATGAAACAAAAGAAGATATTCAGCAACAAGGGGTGTTGAATGTCATTACCTCTGATGTTAGCAGCTCAACACAAACAGAAACTATTGAAAAAAGTACAGCAAGTGAAGAAAACAATGATATAGAGACCACAGAGAAGCCTGAAAGCCCTTTGGTTGAGGTAGCATGTGAGACAACAAAGTCAGAAATTGTTGAATCTGAAGAAGGGGTAAAACAAACTGACATTTTAAGTACGACACTGAATGAGAATGAAACACTGAGCAAAGAAGAAAAACAGGAAAAGGAAGACGAGATCAAAACATCAGAAGAAGTCAAAGGTGGTGGTGTTGAGCTTATTAGCTCACAGAATGCATCCGGTGAGGACGTAAAAGAAACAACAATTGATCAGCATAATACCACTGTGGCACATGTTGAGGAGGGGCAAAGTGTGAGTGCATTGCCTAAAGGGATCCTCGTAGAAGAAACAGAGGACAAGGACAAATCAATTGATGCTGAAGAG GTATCATTGGAGCTTGAACAACCTAATGAACAAAATGCTGAGGAGACCGTCCCATGTCTGACTAAAAGCATAAGTGATAATCAAGAAGATGAGATCAAGAAAGAGGATACACATGATAATGCTGCTGACGAAGATAAAGGCACATTAGAGCATGAACCCGTAGAAGAGCATAGTTCCCAAGATGAAGTATCCAAAGAAAAGGTCACCGGTTTAAATGAAACAAAAGAAGTAGAGCCTCAAGAAGATACACCCTCCATTTCCATAAAAACTTCAACGGATGACACTTCAAAAACTATCTCTGAAGTACAAATCCCTGAATTGGTAACCAATACAGAAGAGTCGGTGCTGAAAGACGAGTGCTTTATTTCAGAAACGGAAACACACTTAGATGAAGAAAAGAGTACTATAACAGAAGAAATTTCAAGTGATGAG AAAACAGAACTGACAACAGAAATCAAGCAAGAGTCTGTCAAGGAGGTATGTGAAGAGACGAGCTCAGAAAAGACTGAACTTCAAGAAGGATTGAAACTTTCGGACGATTCCAATGTGAAGATAAACGAGAAGGAGATAACAACTTTCAAAGAAGATGAACAAGAAAAGGATCAAGAGGTCAACACGTCAGCAGAAAGCCAAGGTGGGAACAACATTACAAGCTCACAGaatgaagaatctgaagaaaaAGAAGAGCTGAAAGAAAAGAACTACCACAATGAAGGTAACGAAGGCGACTTTACTGAAAGCGGAGAAAGGGTAGAGGAAGATACTAGAGAAATCAAATCTAGTGTTGAAACAAAAGATACAGAAACAAACGATGCCGAGCATGTCATTTCCACCAGCAGCTCAACACATatagaagatgatgaagaagctaTTGAAAAGGACGAGAAGAAGGATGAAACGGCTATTGAGAATGATAAGAATGAAACGGTGAGCACAGAAGAAAATCTCGAAAAGAAACAAGAGGATATTAAAGAAACAAATACGGGTGAACATGCTACCACAATGGCCTATTTTGAGGAGGAGCAAAGTCTAAGCACAATCACAAAAGAGGCCATCGGCAAAGCAGAAGAAGGGGATAAATCGGTTATTTTTCAAGAG AAAACTGAGCAGTGTGACGAAGAAAACGTTGAAAGAGAACAAAAGGCGGAGGAATATAATGATGAGATCAAACCAAGTGTTGAAACAACCGAAGAAAAAGATGTTTGTATCTCAACACAAACTGAATCTCATGTAGAGCCTACAAAGAAAGAAGAAAATGCTATTGAACCTGATGGTGAACGAAAGGAAAATCCGGATAACCCCTTTGTCAAGGAAGTTTGTGAAGAGAGTGATTTAACAAAGACTGAATCTGAAGAGAGACAACCTTCTGACAGTTTTGATGTCAAAACTACAGAAGAAGATACTGAAGAAACCAAATCTAGTGatgaaacaaaagaaaataaagagCAACAAGGAGTGTTGGATGTCATTGCCACTGATGTTTCCGGCTCGACACAAACAGAACATGTGGAAAAAACTACTGCAAGTCATGAAGAAAATGATGACGAAGAGACCATAGAGCAAGATAAAGGTCAAACAGAGAAGCCTGAAATCCCTTTGGTTGAGGTAGCATGTGAGACAACAAAGTCAGAAATTGTTGAATCTGAAGAAGAGGTAAAACAATCCAACAGTTTCAGTACAACACTGAATGAGAACGAAATACTGAGCAAAGAAGAAAAACTGGAAAAGGAAGACGAGATCAAAACATCCGAAATCGAAGTTGGTGAGGTTGAGGTTACAAGCTCACAGAATGCATCTAATGATGACGTAAAAGAAACAACGCTTGATCAAGATATTACCGCAGTGGCACATGTCGAGGAGGGGTCAGGTGTGAGTGCATTGCCAAAAGAGATCCTCATAGAAGAAGCAGAGGACAAATCAGTTGATGCTGAAGAG ATATCATTGGAGCTTGGACAACCTAATGAACAAAACGTTGAGGAGACCCTCCCATGTCCGACTAAAAGCATAAACGATAATCTAGAAGATGAGATCAAGAAAGAAGACCGAGATTTATCTCATGAAAGCGTGGAGGATACAAATGATGATACTAAAGAAGAAAGACGCACATTAGAGCATGAACACCTAGAAGAGCATAGTGGTCAAGATGAGGTATCCAAAGAAAAGGTCACTGATTTACATGAAACAACAGAAGCAGAGCTTAAAGAAGATATCACACCCTCCATTTCATTAGAAACTTCAACAGAAGACGCTTCGAATTTAGAAAACGAAAAGGCAGAAGTTGAAAGTTTTCCAATAGAAAATCTTGAAACTGTCTCTGAAGTACAAATCCCTGAATTGGTGCCCGGATCAGAAGAGACGGTGCTGAAAAACGAGTGCCTTACTTCAGAAACAGAAACACACTTAGATGAAGAAAAGGAAAGTATAACGGAAAACAATTCAAGTGACGAG GTGTCAAAGGAGCTTGAACAAACTAAGGAACAAAATGTTGAGGAGACCGAGGCATGTGTAACTGAAACCATAAGTGAAAAGACCGAAGACAAGATCACAAAAGATGAAGATTCATCGCATGACCGTACAGACCATATAAACGAAAATATTACCAAAGAAGAGAAGTGCTTTCCAGATGTAATGACAAAGGAAATCGATATCTCAACACTAAAGCACGAACCCGTTGAAGAGCAAAATGACAGTCAAGATGAAGTATCAAAGGAAATATTAACTGTGTCAAATGAAACAATAGCAGTGGAACCAAAAGAAGATATCACGCCCTCCAGTTCACTAGGAACTTCAGCAGAAGATACCTCCAATTCGGATAAGGCGAAAACAGTAAGTGAAAGCTTGCCACTAGAAGATCTTGAATCTGTCTCTGAAGTGCATATTCCAGATGTAATGCCCAAATCAGAAGATTTAAAGATGGAAGAAGAGTGCCTTGTTTCAGAAACGGAAACGTATGCGAATGAAGAAAACAGGGTAGCAACAAAAGAGATTTCAAGTTATGAG AATCTTGAAACACATGGATCAACACAGCAACCCGAGAACTCATACAGTACCACTGAAAATCAACTTAACAGCGCCGAAGACTGCATTAAGACGGAAAAGGATGTCATCTTGACTAAAGAG ATTGAACAGGTGCCTTTGGagatagaaaaagaaaaggaagtaAGCGACTTCAAAGAACAGATTGTTGAGGAAGATACTTATTCCCCAGAACTCGAGGAGAAATCAGCACAAAATCAAAAGGAAACGGTACATGAG ATATCTGTTGAAAACCCTGAGGTGACAGAAGTGAATGTAGATGCCCAAATAGGACAAAAAGATTTACAGGGTAAAGAAGATATCAGTTGCGTGTCGAAAGTTACAAATGATATAACTGATCAAGAAGAAAATGCCTCAACTAAAGAG AATCGCGAAATACATGGAGAACTCGAACCCACATATGAACCCGTGATAGAAGAACAAGTTACTATTGAAACAAAACCTCAACTAGAACAATCAGACATCACATCTGAAAACATAACAAACGATCAGACTTCAGAATCGAAGTTGGAGCATACGAGCGCAAAAGATACAGAAGAGGATGATAGACTTGCACCTGAAATTGAGACTAAAGGCATAGAAAATCTGCATGAGACAACAAAGAATATCATCTTGACTGACGAG GAGGTTGCTGTGGAGAcggaaaaagaaaaggaaagaaatGAAATTGAAAAACAGGTTTCAGATACAGAACTCGATAGTACACCAACACCAGTTCAAAAGGAGTTGGCAAATGAG CAGATAGAATACTCAAAGCCAATACCAGTTGGAAACATTGAAGTAACAGAAGTAAAAGCAGAAAGCCAAATAGAAGTAGAGAATACACAGGCTGCAGAAGATCTCAGTTGTTTGTCAAAAGCATCTTCTGTCACAGAAAAGTCAAAAGCGGAAATACGTGAGGATCCTCAGCAGACTATCACAGTCATTGGAGAAGTAAAAGATGACATCGTAGATGAAGCATCAGAAGAAAAAATAGCTCCAGTTCTAGAAGATTCCAAGGCTTCAGAACGTCAAGTTAACTTACCAGAAATAGAATCTACTGATACTCCCTCGAATGGCCGAGATACCATGAAACTAGAAGAAGACGTGTCCTGCAAGACACGAGAAACTATTGAAGAACAGATTGCACTCACTTCTCAGTTAGCAGACAGAGAGATATTGGAAGAAAAGGATGACAAACCGATATCTGAAAGGTCAAGTTCAAGGACCGATGAACTTCTTGGAACAAAAGATTCGGTTGAAGATACAAAAGATGCGAAGTTTACAGCTGAGAACCTCAGTGTAACGGATGAAACAATCACTGAAATTAAAAAATCAAATGAAGACAGTGAAATTGTTGCTTCTGAATTCAAAAAGTCGGAGGATACGGTGACAGAAAAGGAGAAAGAAACACTAGACGAGCCGCATACAGATGACTCAGAAAAACCCACTTATGATTCAATATTAAGTTCTGAAATTGCAACTGAAGCGGCTAAAATAGTCCCTGAGTGTATAAATGCTCCTGCAATTTTGACAGACAACCTTCCAGAAGCTTCCCCCGAGATGCTACTAGCAAAACCTGAAGACAAGATTACTGAAGATCCGGAGGTTCTACCATCAGTAGAGAAAGATGTCACAGATGTTCAAAAGCATGAGAAGGATCTTGATCATGAAACCGAAGTTAAAACTGCTGATGTTGTGAGCAATGTAGAATGCTCAGAAATTGAACCACGGCATTTCGACACAAACCAAGTGAATCAAAAAGATAAGAAAAAAGAAGCAGATGAAAGCATAAAGGATGTGATTCCAGTTGAAGAT GTGAAAACTTCAACAAGGGAACTTGAAGTTGGAAGTGTGGACCTTGAGGTTCCATCCGTCATCGATGCAACAGCTGACGACACTAACTATAAGACGCTTGAAGTGCATGAGGCAGGACTTCTAAAAGACGATAAGCATCTCGAGTCAGCATGTGACCAAAGCAAATCCATAGAAGAGGGTTCTGGAATAAAGCAg GAACCATTGAAACTCGATGCATCAGAGACTCTTGATACTGCAGCTGCAGAGGACTTGACGATTTCTCAGAAATATGTCCCAGATGACCTTATAAACATAAGTCAAACTCATCCAGAAGTACAAAACCGTGAAGTTCCAGCTTGCACTGTAGATAAGCAATCACCAAAAGAGAGCACCGAGGTCAAGATCTTGACTGAGAAAATGGATACATCAGATGAGCAAGCGGAGCCAGTCGCAAAGTCATTGGTTCCCGAAGCAGGAAATTTAAAAGTCAATACAACAGTTTCCGTAGATCAAAAAGAGAAGTCTGAGTCAGTAGAGAAAGAAGAAAGTGGAGTAAAAACGGATGAAGAAGACGAAGAAGAGGAGGATCATGAAGAAGATGAAAAAACGGGTTCATGCTCTGATGCACCGGTTATGGTAGAAGCATCACAAGACATGGAAGTCAAGGCTCATAAGAAATCTCATAATATATTATCAGGTGTTGGTTCAAAGGTTAAACATTCAATCGCCAAGGTGAAGAAAGCGATAACTGGCAAGTCTTCTCCTACAAAATCAACATCACCAAAAGCGAAAAATCAAGTGACCGGTTAG